A single genomic interval of Ramlibacter sp. harbors:
- a CDS encoding glycerate kinase translates to MNFQKIVVPVGGVVIVAAAYQAYGWPGVAAAAGGIVMWLLLHFNRMMQALKRAANQPVGHVGSAVMLNAKLKPGVTLLHVIAMTRSLGELRSPKDGQPEVFRWTDGTQSHVTCEFADGKLMKWELVRPPADDAAAGPPAP, encoded by the coding sequence ATGAATTTCCAGAAAATTGTTGTGCCCGTGGGCGGGGTGGTGATCGTCGCGGCGGCCTACCAGGCCTATGGCTGGCCGGGCGTGGCGGCCGCGGCCGGCGGCATTGTGATGTGGCTGCTGCTGCACTTCAACCGCATGATGCAGGCCCTCAAGCGCGCGGCCAACCAGCCCGTGGGCCATGTGGGCAGCGCGGTCATGCTCAATGCAAAACTCAAACCCGGGGTGACCCTGCTGCATGTGATCGCCATGACCAGGTCGCTGGGCGAGCTGCGCTCACCCAAGGACGGGCAGCCCGAGGTCTTTCGCTGGACCGACGGCACGCAGTCGCATGTGACCTGCGAATTCGCTGACGGCAAGCTGATGAAATGGGAACTGGTGCGGCCCCCGGCCGACGACGCGGCAGCCGGACCGCCGGCCCCGTAA